From one Leptospira noumeaensis genomic stretch:
- a CDS encoding alpha-amylase family glycosyl hydrolase, with the protein MENKMEWWKQTSIYQIYPWSFQDSNGDGIGDLPGIIRRLDQIQDLGVETIWFSPFYRSPGEDFGYDISDYTAIDPRFGTMEDCDKLIREIHKRKMKVVLDMVMNHTSDKHPWFIESKSSKDNPKRDFYIWKKGKNKKPNNWISMVGTSGWNYDKSTDEFYYSNFLSFQPDLNYRNPKVKKAMFGVLDFWLKKGVDGFRLDIFNSIYKDESFKDNPFSLRFFPTPDNHDEAFFQKKTYNLNLPESFLFAKEVRKHISKYKQKPFLIGEVSGSGKVLKSFLGEKADGLNLVFQFELIHFDYHAQFFKELLDKNEKEFPTPFTPTYVLGNHDQRRYIDRLGGDIRKAKVLSAFQFLARGIPVVYYGDEIGRKEGRISNFLGKDPIAKMNRFVPLFLSNLLGIYINRDNCRLPMLWDDGEGAGFTTGKSWLPVGKFLASDTVSGQKKEKNSLWNHYRSLFHLRKNSNVLREGSLHTKQISGSDVLCFERKLGDKVVTVYLNFGDKSWKELLPVNFNLLFSFGGADLREGKLELPGHSGMVTEFRLRK; encoded by the coding sequence ATGGAAAACAAAATGGAATGGTGGAAACAAACTTCAATTTACCAAATTTACCCTTGGTCCTTTCAGGACTCAAACGGGGATGGGATCGGTGATTTACCAGGCATAATAAGGCGTTTGGACCAAATCCAGGATTTAGGTGTGGAAACCATTTGGTTCTCACCTTTTTACAGGAGTCCAGGGGAGGATTTTGGTTATGATATTTCAGACTACACAGCCATTGATCCTAGGTTTGGAACGATGGAAGACTGTGACAAACTGATTCGAGAAATCCACAAACGAAAGATGAAAGTGGTTTTGGATATGGTGATGAACCATACCTCGGACAAACACCCATGGTTTATCGAATCCAAGTCTTCGAAAGATAATCCAAAAAGAGATTTTTATATTTGGAAAAAGGGAAAAAATAAAAAACCAAACAATTGGATTTCTATGGTAGGGACATCTGGTTGGAATTATGACAAATCCACTGACGAATTTTATTATAGTAATTTTTTATCTTTCCAACCGGATTTGAACTATCGTAATCCTAAAGTCAAAAAAGCGATGTTTGGTGTTTTGGATTTTTGGTTAAAAAAAGGTGTGGATGGGTTTCGTCTTGATATCTTCAATTCGATTTATAAAGACGAAAGTTTTAAGGACAATCCTTTTAGTCTCAGGTTTTTTCCAACACCGGATAACCATGATGAGGCGTTCTTTCAGAAAAAAACCTACAACTTAAATTTACCAGAATCCTTTTTGTTTGCTAAGGAAGTTCGTAAACATATTTCCAAATACAAACAAAAACCATTTCTCATCGGAGAGGTGAGTGGGTCTGGCAAAGTTCTTAAATCCTTTTTAGGGGAAAAAGCTGATGGGCTCAATTTGGTATTTCAATTTGAGTTAATTCACTTCGACTACCATGCTCAGTTTTTTAAAGAACTATTGGATAAAAACGAAAAAGAATTTCCGACTCCTTTCACTCCTACTTATGTTTTAGGAAATCATGACCAAAGGCGTTACATTGATAGGTTAGGTGGTGATATACGAAAAGCAAAAGTCCTTTCCGCGTTTCAGTTTTTGGCCCGAGGGATTCCGGTTGTGTATTATGGAGATGAAATTGGAAGGAAAGAAGGTAGGATTTCCAATTTTTTAGGAAAAGACCCCATTGCTAAAATGAATCGATTTGTGCCTTTATTTTTATCGAATTTACTTGGAATTTATATCAATAGGGACAATTGTCGTCTGCCTATGTTATGGGATGATGGTGAAGGAGCCGGATTTACGACCGGAAAATCATGGTTACCTGTTGGAAAATTTTTGGCTTCTGATACAGTCAGTGGACAGAAAAAAGAAAAAAATTCTCTTTGGAACCATTACCGTTCTTTATTCCATCTAAGGAAAAATTCGAATGTTTTAAGAGAGGGAAGTTTACATACCAAACAAATTAGTGGTTCGGATGTTTTGTGTTTTGAAAGGAAGTTGGGTGATAAAGTGGTCACCGTTTATTTAAACTTTGGAGATAAGAGTTGGAAGGAATTGCTTCCTGTAAATTTTAACTTGTTGTTTTCGTTTGGTGGTGCTGATCTTAGGGAAGGTAAATTGGAACTACCTGGTCACTCAGGAATGGTTACTGAATTTCGCTTACGGAAGTAA
- a CDS encoding STAS domain-containing protein, which produces MVTKKVEENCYRIESNQLDVYSAASLEEDMTNIFQKGVTSLSLDFSNVEEVSSSVLGLLLYKKMIYRKQGVSLYLINVNPQILKILKILNLNGHLLP; this is translated from the coding sequence ATGGTCACAAAAAAAGTAGAGGAAAATTGTTATCGCATCGAATCCAATCAACTGGATGTTTATTCTGCAGCAAGCCTAGAAGAAGACATGACAAACATCTTCCAAAAGGGAGTCACTTCCCTCTCCTTAGATTTTTCTAATGTGGAAGAAGTTTCTTCTTCTGTGCTTGGCCTACTTCTTTACAAAAAAATGATCTACAGAAAACAAGGTGTCAGTTTGTATCTAATCAACGTGAATCCGCAAATCCTTAAAATCTTAAAAATCTTAAACTTAAACGGACATTTACTTCCGTAA
- the speD gene encoding adenosylmethionine decarboxylase, with the protein MDKEKIKLSGFNNLTKVLSFNLYDFCITLDDEQKGRYVSYIHDKYNASKITEISKEIVKRIDANILSVSAQDYDPVGASAMVLMSDVKGGGNPIPSTQVSMHLDKSHITVHTYPDAADPDGICSFRVDIDISTCGEIIPLDSINFLFEAFECDVVYIDYVVRGYTRLADGRKIYNDHHFNSILDFVKPELKRNYTFLSDINMPQDNTWQTKMMIKELGPENYLLNPEDISNPDVPNKMKLLREEMKEVYHMIH; encoded by the coding sequence ATGGATAAAGAAAAAATCAAACTTTCCGGTTTCAATAATCTCACAAAAGTTTTGAGTTTTAACCTCTACGATTTTTGTATCACTCTCGATGATGAACAGAAAGGTAGATACGTAAGTTATATCCATGACAAATACAATGCTAGCAAAATTACAGAAATCTCTAAAGAGATTGTCAAACGTATTGATGCCAATATCCTTTCTGTCTCTGCACAAGATTACGATCCTGTAGGTGCTTCTGCTATGGTTCTGATGAGTGACGTCAAAGGTGGTGGCAATCCAATCCCTTCGACACAAGTCAGTATGCACTTAGACAAATCACATATCACAGTTCATACCTACCCGGACGCAGCAGATCCAGATGGAATTTGTTCCTTTCGTGTGGACATTGATATTTCTACTTGTGGAGAGATTATCCCACTAGATTCCATTAACTTTTTATTCGAAGCCTTTGAATGTGATGTGGTTTATATTGACTATGTAGTTCGCGGATACACAAGGTTAGCGGACGGTAGAAAAATTTATAACGACCACCACTTTAATTCTATTTTGGATTTTGTAAAACCAGAACTCAAAAGAAATTATACATTTTTGTCGGACATCAATATGCCTCAAGACAATACTTGGCAAACTAAAATGATGATCAAAGAACTAGGCCCAGAAAATTACCTTTTAAATCCAGAAGACATTTCCAATCCAGATGTGCCGAACAAAATGAAACTACTCAGAGAGGAAATGAAAGAAGTTTACCACATGATCCATTAA
- a CDS encoding polyprenol monophosphomannose synthase: MQNKTSIILPTYNEAGNIKNCAETISKILEKESIDFEIVIVDDNSPDGTFEVAKVLAQYDKRIKPFVRTTERGLSSAVTYGYGKAEGDNLVVVDADFQHDYTKIPDVIRLLGENDIVVATRRSENGGYGNFPILRKLASQFATKISEWLFPVPISDPMSGFFGIRKSIYLETKGKLHPRGYKILFEILGSVRTEKIAEVGYTFGLRTWGQSKLDSGVIFYFIWDLISIKWYQWRSSHSFQFRSKRRNSHIHP, translated from the coding sequence ATGCAAAATAAAACAAGTATCATCCTCCCAACCTATAACGAAGCCGGTAATATCAAAAACTGCGCTGAAACCATTTCCAAAATTTTAGAAAAAGAATCCATAGATTTCGAGATTGTGATTGTGGATGATAATTCTCCTGATGGAACCTTTGAAGTAGCCAAAGTCCTCGCACAATATGACAAAAGAATCAAACCCTTTGTTCGTACCACAGAAAGAGGACTGAGTTCTGCCGTGACTTACGGTTATGGAAAAGCAGAAGGTGATAATTTAGTCGTTGTGGATGCCGATTTCCAACACGATTATACAAAAATTCCCGATGTCATTCGCCTACTTGGTGAAAATGACATCGTTGTTGCTACACGTCGAAGTGAAAATGGTGGTTATGGAAACTTCCCCATATTACGAAAGTTAGCCAGTCAGTTTGCTACCAAAATTTCTGAGTGGTTATTTCCTGTTCCTATTTCCGATCCTATGAGCGGATTTTTTGGAATCAGAAAATCAATTTATCTAGAAACCAAAGGAAAACTCCACCCACGCGGTTATAAAATTCTTTTTGAAATATTGGGATCGGTTCGGACGGAAAAAATTGCAGAAGTGGGATATACATTTGGCCTACGCACTTGGGGACAATCCAAACTAGATTCGGGAGTCATTTTTTATTTTATTTGGGATCTAATTTCGATTAAATGGTATCAGTGGAGATCATCTCACTCCTTCCAATTCCGTTCCAAACGAAGAAATTCACATATCCATCCGTAG